The Pelobates fuscus isolate aPelFus1 chromosome 2, aPelFus1.pri, whole genome shotgun sequence genome has a segment encoding these proteins:
- the LOC134585535 gene encoding probable G-protein coupled receptor 148: MKMFLIPTVACFIAAIIVTPSILFAIFSNFSIRQETRFLLLGNALISDLIYLFLYTTTCVCTVINLKIPNIACAFLLFSLAVTYCGGVLTAAGMVIDTYLAILWPLHYFSLLPPSRAKRLLILLWVSSSILPAILFLVLYFTQKTGPCHPDVCSLPVILLMTLHADETVRLFHILFITAFLLSFSLILCCYLVLCFKTRGTGIWKGVSSRASVTFSMHHAILGFHFLPMLILLAESLLYINEMMDLRTGMMLTSIICNVLIVLPKGVSPYLYGFRYRKIYKSLKLFCKFKRPHLVSPAQRYS; this comes from the coding sequence ATGAAAATGTTTCTGATTCCTACTGTTGCCTGTTTTATTGCTGCCATTATTGTTACGCCTTCCATTTTGTTTGCCATTTTTTCCAATTTCAGCATCCGTCAAGAGACAAGATTTCTCCTTCTGGGAAATGCGTTGATTTCTGACCTAATATATCTCTTTCTCTATACCACCACTTGTGTTTGTACAGTGATCAATCTGAAGATTCCTAATATTGCCTGTGCCTTTCTTCTCTTTTCCCTGGCTGTTACTTATTGTGGAGGGGTCCTCACTGCTGCTGGAATGGTTATAGACACGTATCTGGCAATTCTGTGGCCTTTGCACTATTTCTCACTGTTGCCTCCTTCCAGAGCTAAAAGACTCCTAATTTTATTGTGGGTCTCTTCTTCCATATTACCAGCTATATTGTTTCTAGTGTTGTACTTTACTCAAAAAACGGGACCGTGCCACCCCGATGTTTGTTCCCTGCCTGTAATTCTGCTGATGACGTTGCACGCTGATGAAACCGTTAGACTCTTTCATATTCTTTTCATCACCGCTTTTCTGTTGTCCTTCTCGCtgattctttgctgctatttagTTCTTTGTTTCAAGACGAGAGGTACTGGAATATGGAAAGGTGTCTCTTCCAGGGCAAGTGTCACATTTTCAATGCATCATGCCATCCTTGGGTTCCATTTTCTTCCAATGTTGATTCTACTGGCGGAATCTTTGCTGTATATCAATGAAATGATGGATCTCAGAACAGGAATGATGTTAACGTCTATTATTTGCAACGTTTTAATAGTTTTACCGAAAGGAGTTTCCCCGTACCTATATGGCTTTCGATATAGAAAGATTTACAAGTCTCTGAAGTTATTTTGTAAGTTCAAACGCCCTCATCTAGTGTCACCTGCTCAAAGGTATAGTTAG